The segment AGCTTGCAATAAATGTTTTACTTTTACCTTCATCAAACAACACACAAAATCAAAGTGTTTTTAGACTCTTCAGAAAAGTCAAAACGGTGAAAAAGAGGAGATTCCTCAGCCGTTACAATGTCTTCTAGCTTGATTTTCACCTTCATTTTCACACTCTGCCTCCTCTCGTCTTGCTTCTCCTCCTCTGCTTCTCTACATAATGCCACAGACGAAAATGTGACTCTCCGGCCTCAACATGAGATCCAGAAGCTGAAACTTATCAGAGAACACCTCCAAAAGATCAATAAACCCGCCGTGAAGACCATTCAGGTAAACCCCAAACTCTATATATATCTTTCTTAATTAAGTTCGGAGCCGTGTGTTCGTTTATAGAGACATTAcgtgtttttaataaaaatattcaagacATACatcttttaaatttctaataCAAACTAGttcccatttttttttcttaaaaatatgtCATATACAAATGCTTCTAAATCTACACCATCAGAATATATAGTTCTGACTAGGTTAGTATTTTTGGGATGGTTTCAGAGCCCAGATGGAGATATAATAGATTGTGTTCCATCTCATCACCAGCCTGCTTTTGATCATCCCATGTTGCAAGGACAAAGACCAATGGTACTAAGCTCGATCGCATCTCTTATTCTTATCATAATTATTCCATTCTCAAAGTCTAAAGTATATGCAAACATGTTTAGGATCCACCAGAGATGCCCAAAGGGTATAGCCAAGAAAATGAATCCCATGAAGATTTTCAGCTTTGGAGTTTGACCGACGAGTCTTGTCCGGAAGGAACGATTCCGATCAGAAGAACGACGGAGCAAGACATGTTAAGAGCAAGTTCTGTCCGTAGATTTGGTCGCAAAATCAGGCGTGTAAGAAGGGACTCGAGCAGTAACGGCCACGAGGTACATTATTAGATTACTATTATCAAAAAGTCAGAGCTTACAtactttttcttaatttaaccTTTTAAAAGATAGATACATAATAATACCAAGAACTACCTTTCTCGCAAATCTTTGCAATGCCACTAACAGAATTTAACATGTCAGAGATTATTATGTTTGCTCGAATCGAAAAAGACGATTatactgtttctttttttttcttgatttacaTTATTAACAATTTAATTTTAGCGAATGTGACAAATAAAATTGTAGCATGCGGTTGGATACGTATCGGGAAGTCAATATTACGGAGCAAAAGCAAGTATAAACGTGTGGACGCCACGTGTCAGTAGCCAATATGAGTTTAGTTTGTCTCAGATTTGGGTTATCGCCGGTTCTTTCGCCGACGATCTTAATACCATCGAAGCTGGTTGGCAGGCACGTGCTAGTCTCCCCAGTTTgacaataataatttaattattcttTATTATACTGTATCATATATTTGCTTTCACAAAATGATCTAAATTCTTAGCATTTTGATTATGTCGGACAGGTTAGCCCAGAGCTGTACGGAGACACTAACCCAAGATTCTTCACCTATTGGACGGTATACAAATTGCTTTCATGCAACTTCAAAAACTCCTTTTGCTCTTACGTACCGGTActacaatatatatttaactGCTAAGTTTATCTCTATGCAGTCCGATGCGTACCAGGCAACAGGATGCTATAACCTATTGTGTTCCGGTTTTATTCAGACAAACAATCGAATTGCGATCGGAGCTGCCATTTCTCCGGTTTCATCGTATAAAGGTGGACAATTCGATATAAGTTTATTGATATGGAAGGTATTGTTCTCCCCTTCAATATATCTAAACTATTTTAGTACCATCATATACGTTGGTAATATTGATATTACTCTATTTCATATATAATTGCACGGCATAATTATTTAATACTTGTTTCCTAACAATTAATTATGAACTCAACTTGTTTTGGCGTTAGATTTAATGTCTCCCTTAAGTGATACTACTACTATTCTTGATTATAACCAGGCACATGGCTTATCCATCAAGTGCTTTGCACATACAGTACAGCTCACTCCAACTTTTACATATAGAAATTATCCTACTAACGCAACTTCGTCAAAAACCAATGTGTAGGACCCAAAACACGGGCACTGGTGGCTCCAATTCGGGTCGGGGACACTAGTCGGGTACTGGCCCGTATCATTGTTCACACACCTGATGGAGCATGGGAACATGGTCCAGTTCGGTGGCGAGATCGTGAACACAAAACCTGGTGGTTCACATACGTCGACACAAATGGGAAGTGGACATTTTGCTGGTGAAGGTTTTGGAAAAGCGTCTTACTTTAGGAATCTCGAGTTGGTAGATTGGGACAATACTCTTATTCCGACAGCTAATCTTAGAGTTCTTGCGGATCATCCGAATTGTTATGACATAAGAGGAGGAGTAAACCGGGTTTGGggtaactatttttattatgGAGGACCCGGTAAAAACTCGAAGTGTCCTTAGAGTTAGAAAAAGAGTAAATTATGTGTTTTCAGTCGACGTAGGTAAGTTTTTATTTGGGATTGAGGGCTCTGGACAAAGATccagagaatttttttttttaatgtatgtgTAAGAAAAGAAATATACATAGATTGATTAATGTTATCAAATGCGAAGTGCAACATGAATGAAAAGAATCAATTAATTAAATGCCGATCAATTATAAGAATCAGAATGCtataaaattctaaattaaagATTAAGATTTTTCTGATTAACATGtgacacaaaatattttaaagggACACTCAAATACAACATGAAAGACAACAACATTTGCTGGTTATCCtgccccccaaaaaaaaaactcaagtcCAGCGGGCTTATATGTTTTTCTCTACTGGATTTAATAATGaaagatatttaaaagaaaaaagaaaaaagaaaaaacatgaaaagctattatataaatttatttcattGAAAATTCTATGAAATCTTcacttttttatataattttggtaAACTAATTACCCAAGTCCCACCAAAAACACAAAGCGTCGTGGAGGCGTGTACAACGTGATAACAATTCAGTATGGTCCACTCCTAATTAGTAATTACACGAAATTTCACGAAACATGGAGAATTTTCTCAGGACAGTTCATCAACTGCTCCTACTCTACCAACCAAGcgtttattttcatttcaaattaaaaaaaaaaacattataaaacGAAGTACAGTAGTATTGTTCAGTTTGCTGAACCATATCTCAGCGGGACCCACTTTATTTCCAAAACGAACACGTGGCGTCCACAGAGAGGAATAAAAACAGAGTTCTTCTTCTTTCGAGCTTTTCATTTCATTCTAGACGCGTCTTTCCCAGAGAGGAATAAcaatctaaattaaataaaaagaaaagaaaagaaaagaaaagagaacaaGTGTGAGTCTTTCATTGGACTTTTATAGGCAAAGAAAGCGTTTTCATGCGTCAGGTAATTACAAATTACAAAACGAACGAGAAAGTTATGTGTGGTGAGAGCCAGAGGCAAAATCTTTCTTCTAGAAGCAAACGACGACAAGTAGCAAGAATCTTCATCTTTGCTTCAATGTCGTCGACAAAGATCGGATTTTGATTACTGGGTTTTGAAAAAGTCTGCGTCTTTGAGTCTCTTCTGCTTCTGGGTATTTGTAAAAGAGACGAAAGGTCGAGTTTTTGAGAGGATGATTCAACGGCTGGTTGTAACTGCTCTTCAGCTAGCGGAGCTGTCAGTGAGCTCCGTCGTTCACATGATGTATGGGCTTTACATATTCAGCTCCGCCGTCGCCGGAGATCTCACACAGACGTTGAGCGAGTCAATCTTCAAGTCCGAAACCACCGGCGAAGTCAAACGAAGTACAACTCAAGTCAATGATCTGCCTCCGATTGTTTTAGTCCACGGCATTTTCGGGTTTGGGAAAGGAGTAAGCAAAATAAAAAGATCTCTTCTCTTGTTTGATGTTTGTCTTTGGTTGATTGGGTTTTGGTGATTGCAGAGATTAGGTGGGTTATCGTACTTTGCTGGAGCTGAGAAGAAGGATGAGAGAGTGTTGGTGCCTGATCTGGGGTCTTTGACGAGTGTACACGATAGGGCTAGAGAGTTGTTTTATTACTTGAAAGGTGGAAGAGTTGACTATGGTGAAGATCATAGTAAAGC is part of the Brassica rapa cultivar Chiifu-401-42 chromosome A09, CAAS_Brap_v3.01, whole genome shotgun sequence genome and harbors:
- the LOC103840771 gene encoding uncharacterized protein LOC103840771; amino-acid sequence: MSSSLIFTFIFTLCLLSSCFSSSASLHNATDENVTLRPQHEIQKLKLIREHLQKINKPAVKTIQSPDGDIIDCVPSHHQPAFDHPMLQGQRPMDPPEMPKGYSQENESHEDFQLWSLTDESCPEGTIPIRRTTEQDMLRASSVRRFGRKIRRVRRDSSSNGHEHAVGYVSGSQYYGAKASINVWTPRVSSQYEFSLSQIWVIAGSFADDLNTIEAGWQVSPELYGDTNPRFFTYWTSDAYQATGCYNLLCSGFIQTNNRIAIGAAISPVSSYKGGQFDISLLIWKDPKHGHWWLQFGSGTLVGYWPVSLFTHLMEHGNMVQFGGEIVNTKPGGSHTSTQMGSGHFAGEGFGKASYFRNLELVDWDNTLIPTANLRVLADHPNCYDIRGGVNRVWGNYFYYGGPGKNSKCP